A genome region from Methanobacterium subterraneum includes the following:
- a CDS encoding ABC transporter ATP-binding protein, translated as MNSDNVMIKIDSLNKSFGRIRALENLNLEIKKGELLGLIGPNGAGKTTAIRIICCILQPNSGEVTVGGYSIHHDQIKIKSMIGYLPEEPNLYERFKARDLLKYFGELYGVPKNSIDGRIDELLELVGMSHRADDRINTFSKGLRQRIGIARALIHDPEVIIFDEPTMGLDPTTSRAIRNFIKELKGDKTVILCTHYMDEADLLCDRVAILNQGKIHDMGTPEYLKEKIHGDIILQVRVHDPQKIDDGQLMAVNSVESVNLEGNQFLISLRSREDISHIIDLFGAEAISVNTKEPTLEDVFIQTTQ; from the coding sequence TTGAACTCAGACAATGTAATGATTAAAATAGACTCTTTAAACAAGTCTTTTGGACGCATCAGGGCACTGGAAAATCTCAATCTGGAGATAAAAAAAGGAGAACTACTGGGGCTCATTGGGCCCAACGGTGCAGGTAAAACCACTGCCATCAGGATCATCTGTTGCATACTACAACCAAACTCTGGAGAAGTGACTGTGGGGGGATACAGCATCCACCACGATCAGATCAAAATCAAATCCATGATTGGATACTTACCAGAGGAACCCAATCTTTACGAACGGTTCAAGGCACGAGATCTTCTAAAATACTTTGGAGAACTCTACGGAGTTCCAAAAAACAGTATTGATGGGAGGATAGATGAGCTCCTGGAACTGGTGGGAATGAGCCACCGTGCAGATGACCGTATTAACACCTTCTCCAAGGGTCTACGCCAGAGAATTGGAATTGCCCGGGCGTTGATCCATGACCCGGAGGTTATCATATTTGACGAACCAACCATGGGACTGGACCCTACCACTTCCAGAGCCATACGCAACTTCATCAAGGAGCTTAAAGGAGATAAAACAGTTATTCTCTGCACCCACTACATGGATGAGGCTGATCTCTTATGTGACCGGGTGGCCATCCTGAATCAGGGGAAGATCCACGACATGGGCACCCCTGAATATTTGAAGGAAAAGATACACGGAGATATAATACTCCAAGTCAGGGTTCATGATCCTCAAAAGATTGATGATGGCCAGTTAATGGCTGTTAATTCAGTTGAGAGTGTGAATCTTGAGGGTAACCAGTTCCTGATATCCCTGCGTTCCCGGGAGGATATTTCACACATAATCGATCTTTTCGGTGCAGAGGCTATTTCGGTGAACACCAAGGAACCCACTCTGGAAGATGTTTTCATTCAGACCACCCAGTGA
- a CDS encoding MarR family winged helix-turn-helix transcriptional regulator, with protein MDDAKLIELIDAIFLFHYPHLVKKLFDNPIITTEIPFSHCQTLILLRKFEILSISEIRNAMNIKKQNMTYIINQLEKKGLIQRLPDIKDRRLVKIKITNEGEEYINRWQIEAINNIKKNLSTLCKEDLELLLQSIKTIKLVLLKLS; from the coding sequence ATGGATGATGCAAAATTGATTGAACTTATTGATGCAATTTTTCTGTTTCATTATCCACATTTAGTGAAAAAACTTTTTGATAATCCAATTATAACAACCGAAATACCATTTTCTCATTGTCAAACATTAATACTTTTAAGAAAATTTGAGATTTTATCTATTTCTGAAATAAGGAATGCAATGAATATAAAAAAACAAAATATGACCTATATAATTAATCAATTGGAAAAAAAAGGCTTAATTCAGAGATTACCCGATATAAAAGATCGTAGATTAGTTAAAATAAAAATTACAAATGAAGGTGAAGAGTATATCAATCGATGGCAAATAGAAGCAATCAATAATATTAAAAAAAATTTATCAACATTGTGTAAAGAAGATTTAGAACTACTATTACAATCCATTAAAACAATAAAACTCGTTCTCCTTAAATTATCTTAA
- a CDS encoding ABC transporter permease, with amino-acid sequence MSIYKLSFKNLKRRKLRSALTMLGIIIGVATLVLLMGAGTGMTSYMKEQTETMMGDLSIYNSSGGAFMGSSGDSYLNPETVSKIKNMSQIYDVKEETQFTTDMNRTPLFVLGISNWDQVKLNGTPGVVIDQSLVDKFGYKIGSKITIKDQDFTVTGITQQSTGMGMGIVFLDVDKALPLNENKVSSLTASARGDPESAKKDVESEVPGTMAMTQSDFTKQIDEMMNGIMLFIGAIASIGLIVGVISIVNIMLVNVTERTREIGVLKAIGFTNQEVLGSILMEAGLLGFIGALIGLILAAILLQLAIIFLGPVLGMEDATLAQMLPIWLVLAVVGGATLLSILAGFYPAWRASRLNVVEALRYD; translated from the coding sequence ATGAGTATTTACAAACTTTCCTTTAAAAACCTTAAAAGAAGAAAGCTCAGAAGTGCGCTGACCATGTTGGGTATAATAATTGGTGTGGCCACTCTGGTGCTTTTAATGGGTGCTGGTACCGGGATGACATCGTACATGAAAGAACAGACCGAAACCATGATGGGGGACCTGTCAATCTACAACAGCTCAGGAGGAGCATTCATGGGATCCAGTGGTGATTCATATCTAAACCCGGAAACTGTGTCCAAAATTAAAAACATGTCCCAGATCTACGACGTGAAAGAGGAAACCCAGTTCACCACCGACATGAACAGGACTCCACTATTTGTACTGGGAATATCCAACTGGGATCAGGTGAAGCTAAACGGCACTCCTGGTGTGGTAATTGACCAGTCCCTGGTTGATAAATTTGGTTATAAAATAGGTAGTAAAATCACCATCAAAGATCAGGACTTCACTGTAACTGGAATAACTCAGCAGAGCACAGGGATGGGAATGGGAATCGTGTTTTTAGATGTGGACAAAGCCCTGCCCCTAAACGAGAATAAAGTTTCCAGTTTAACTGCCAGTGCCCGGGGAGACCCTGAATCTGCTAAAAAAGATGTGGAAAGTGAAGTACCGGGAACCATGGCCATGACTCAGTCTGATTTTACCAAACAGATCGATGAAATGATGAACGGAATAATGCTCTTCATAGGGGCTATTGCCAGCATAGGCCTCATTGTAGGAGTTATAAGTATTGTGAACATCATGCTGGTGAATGTCACCGAAAGAACCCGTGAAATAGGAGTTTTAAAGGCAATAGGATTCACAAACCAGGAAGTTCTGGGCAGTATACTCATGGAAGCAGGACTACTGGGATTTATCGGAGCATTAATCGGCCTTATACTGGCAGCAATTCTCCTGCAACTGGCCATAATATTTTTAGGCCCAGTATTAGGGATGGAAGATGCTACCCTTGCTCAGATGCTGCCTATATGGCTGGTTCTGGCAGTAGTTGGTGGCGCCACCTTACTAAGTATTCTAGCAGGGTTTTACCCTGCCTGGAGGGCATCCAGACTCAATGTTGTGGAGGCGTTGCGCTATGACTGA
- a CDS encoding ABC transporter ATP-binding protein gives MTDIIEIKEAWKTYKMGAEEINALQGVNFKLEEKSFLAVMGPSGSGKSTLLHMAGILDLPTRGEVVLQGKNVKELSGKEQAKLRRTKIGFVFQRFNLLSQLTAEENVMLPMIKPDKEKARKILDRVGLEGKYDRLPTQLSGGEEQRVAIARALANDPLLILADEPTGELDTANSRMIMDLLTNLNQDGMSIIIVTHDPMAAEYAHKTVEMRDGNIYG, from the coding sequence ATGACTGATATAATTGAAATAAAAGAAGCATGGAAAACATATAAAATGGGTGCTGAGGAAATAAACGCCCTGCAGGGTGTAAACTTCAAACTGGAAGAAAAGTCATTCCTGGCAGTTATGGGTCCCTCTGGCTCAGGTAAATCCACCCTACTCCACATGGCAGGCATACTGGATCTTCCCACCCGGGGGGAAGTGGTTCTCCAGGGCAAAAATGTAAAAGAACTATCCGGGAAAGAACAGGCCAAACTCAGGAGAACCAAGATTGGTTTTGTTTTCCAGCGCTTCAACCTCCTCTCCCAGCTAACTGCAGAAGAAAATGTAATGTTACCCATGATCAAACCGGATAAAGAGAAGGCACGCAAGATCCTGGATCGTGTTGGATTGGAAGGTAAATACGACCGCCTACCAACTCAGTTATCCGGTGGTGAAGAGCAAAGAGTGGCCATAGCACGCGCCCTGGCCAACGATCCCCTGTTAATTCTGGCAGACGAGCCCACCGGGGAACTGGACACTGCCAATAGTAGGATGATCATGGATCTTCTAACCAATCTTAACCAGGATGGGATGAGTATTATCATAGTCACCCACGACCCTATGGCTGCGGAATACGCACATAAAACTGTTGAAATGAGGGATGGAAATATATATGGGTGA
- a CDS encoding ABC transporter ATP-binding protein: MAEVLIDLKEIHRFYGDFEALKGISLKVEKGQIFGFLGPNGSGKTTTIKLILGLIKPSFGTVRVSGGDPYPNNHRNVRKNIGSMLELDGLYEKLTGLENVIFWAELFGINGLKAVKRAKKVIKLVEMSEWDNILVSKYSFGMRKRLALARALISDPDIIILDEPTVGVDPETRYIIRKMMKNLASQGKTVFFSSHDLEEIQKTCTHVAIIKKGKIISNGALNDVLAQFGKPKLFIRFESDFDTDSLGKKLEKMGYQIHVEGPLISLYPKNDLNIDDFSKYGIIDSWKVESSLEEVYLNLVTDKKAKT; the protein is encoded by the coding sequence TTGGCTGAAGTATTAATTGATCTTAAAGAAATTCATCGCTTTTACGGAGATTTTGAAGCACTGAAAGGGATTTCTTTAAAAGTAGAAAAAGGGCAAATATTTGGATTTTTAGGACCTAATGGCTCAGGAAAGACTACTACCATAAAATTAATACTGGGACTAATCAAACCATCATTTGGAACCGTTAGAGTAAGTGGAGGAGATCCTTACCCTAATAACCACCGGAATGTGCGGAAAAATATAGGTTCCATGTTGGAGCTTGATGGTTTATATGAAAAACTAACTGGGTTAGAGAATGTTATTTTTTGGGCTGAATTATTTGGCATAAATGGATTAAAGGCCGTTAAACGGGCTAAAAAGGTTATTAAATTAGTCGAAATGTCAGAATGGGACAATATCCTAGTTTCCAAATATTCCTTTGGAATGCGTAAGCGATTGGCTCTTGCCAGAGCGCTGATTTCTGATCCAGATATAATCATACTAGATGAACCCACAGTAGGTGTTGACCCTGAAACGAGATACATCATCCGGAAAATGATGAAAAACTTAGCATCTCAAGGAAAAACCGTTTTTTTCTCTTCACATGATCTCGAAGAAATACAGAAAACCTGTACACATGTTGCGATTATAAAAAAAGGAAAAATAATTTCTAATGGTGCTTTAAATGATGTTTTAGCTCAATTTGGAAAGCCTAAACTATTCATTCGCTTTGAATCAGATTTTGACACAGATTCTCTTGGCAAAAAATTGGAAAAAATGGGCTACCAAATTCACGTAGAAGGACCATTAATTTCCTTGTATCCGAAAAATGATTTAAATATTGATGATTTCTCTAAATATGGAATTATAGATAGTTGGAAAGTTGAATCTTCACTTGAAGAGGTTTATCTCAATTTGGTTACGGATAAAAAGGCGAAAACATGA
- a CDS encoding ABC transporter permease — MKIPTTIRKILALARKESRDILQNRIYILVVLVQVFIIMGAVGLVAVASVASDPALLDEIGVTSAINIGLPQSLNGSSLSQYLEEQKLTLNYYNSTDQAKTELGEKLVAVVDLSPTGDVLLNVDTSNVFYSVVSTKINEAADKYNNNKSLKDAGLNETQVNTILNPVNFEIVKVNQDKQVPLALDSPYFVEVIYGFIVPFILLLPFFLASNIVTDSVVGEKERKTFEVLLMTPLSSYMVIIGKIIPILLFSLIQSLAWILVLNLLRVPIYNPVLLIVVLFFMGLAFIGVGILISMLVDSTKEANSAITLVLVFATFILFIPLFVKSEIFQGGFNFIPTVLMVKLAVSPRIQPEIMLYLLPTLILSFLIFVGTVRSFRHERAIRL, encoded by the coding sequence ATGAAAATCCCCACCACCATCCGTAAAATACTGGCCCTGGCCAGGAAAGAATCCAGGGACATCCTCCAGAACAGGATATACATACTGGTAGTCTTAGTCCAGGTCTTCATAATAATGGGGGCGGTGGGTCTGGTAGCAGTAGCCTCCGTGGCCAGTGACCCTGCCCTTCTGGATGAGATTGGGGTGACCTCGGCTATTAATATAGGTTTACCGCAGAGTTTGAATGGATCCAGTCTCTCCCAGTATTTGGAAGAACAAAAACTAACTTTAAACTATTACAACAGCACTGATCAGGCTAAAACTGAGCTTGGGGAGAAGTTAGTGGCGGTAGTTGATCTTTCTCCCACTGGGGATGTGCTATTGAACGTGGATACCTCCAATGTTTTCTATTCAGTGGTTTCCACCAAGATCAACGAGGCAGCGGACAAATACAATAACAACAAATCCCTTAAGGATGCTGGACTAAATGAAACCCAGGTAAACACCATTTTAAACCCGGTTAACTTTGAAATAGTTAAAGTTAATCAGGATAAACAGGTGCCTTTAGCCCTGGACAGTCCCTACTTTGTGGAAGTGATCTACGGATTTATAGTCCCATTCATCCTCCTTTTACCCTTCTTTTTGGCCAGCAATATAGTAACCGATAGCGTGGTAGGGGAGAAGGAGAGAAAAACCTTTGAAGTACTGCTCATGACTCCATTATCCAGTTACATGGTGATAATTGGTAAAATAATCCCTATCCTATTATTTTCCCTTATTCAGAGTTTGGCTTGGATTCTAGTGCTCAATCTATTAAGGGTGCCCATATACAATCCTGTTCTTTTAATTGTGGTGTTGTTTTTCATGGGATTGGCTTTTATTGGGGTGGGAATACTCATATCCATGCTGGTGGACAGTACCAAGGAGGCTAACTCAGCAATAACACTGGTACTGGTATTTGCAACCTTCATACTATTCATACCCCTCTTTGTGAAATCGGAAATATTCCAGGGGGGTTTCAACTTCATACCCACGGTGTTAATGGTGAAACTAGCAGTGTCTCCAAGAATTCAACCAGAAATCATGCTATACCTACTGCCCACATTGATCCTATCATTCCTGATATTTGTGGGTACTGTAAGATCCTTCCGTCATGAAAGGGCTATCCGGTTATAA
- a CDS encoding radical SAM/SPASM domain-containing protein, whose translation MSNKIFPALKKGYNLHKGPKYGYVYPFSLGSNDTGHVVNKDAARILDKCDGKTSLEDITRRLAIQNQEDYNTLLKIIKTYLEKSKTFIEIFDKKMDLNSQSTGNWDFQTPTHASIELTYKCNFSCRHCYINSSPQNDDFWNKNKLFEILCDLKKIGILIVELTGGEPLVHPDFPQIIERCLQLFPVIGVDTNGYLLKKPLLKLMNKYNNRVFFQVDMHGDNPKYVDWFCNHEGAFENAKNAIKMLSKENFIVRAAMTLTPMNIDQIFSTISLVKNLGATNMILSTVVPTGRGVSSELIFSPADMKEVMKQVEKAKKRFGDFLFEDPEYIPITEKMKNNNLNCGAASRSISFTPHGEIKMCPMSNPNEFSLGNVYNENLHTILSKNISSLLIELKDPRLEICGECDHLWYCQGCIARGMQKYHENKECVWGRTPQLLSILEEVKKFG comes from the coding sequence TTGTCTAACAAAATATTTCCCGCGTTAAAAAAAGGTTATAATTTACATAAAGGTCCCAAATATGGTTATGTTTATCCATTTTCTTTAGGAAGTAATGATACTGGCCATGTTGTAAATAAAGATGCTGCTAGAATTCTAGATAAATGCGATGGTAAAACAAGTTTAGAAGACATCACCCGAAGACTTGCTATTCAAAATCAAGAAGATTATAATACTTTATTAAAGATTATAAAAACTTATCTGGAAAAATCTAAAACATTTATTGAAATATTTGATAAGAAAATGGACTTAAATTCTCAAAGTACTGGAAATTGGGATTTTCAAACTCCAACTCATGCATCTATAGAACTCACATATAAATGTAATTTTTCGTGCAGGCATTGTTATATTAACAGCAGTCCCCAAAATGATGATTTTTGGAACAAAAATAAATTATTTGAAATATTATGTGATTTAAAAAAAATTGGAATTCTAATAGTCGAATTAACAGGAGGTGAACCTTTAGTTCATCCCGATTTTCCGCAGATTATTGAGCGTTGTTTGCAACTATTTCCTGTAATTGGGGTTGATACTAATGGTTATTTGCTTAAAAAACCTCTTCTAAAACTTATGAACAAATATAACAATAGAGTTTTTTTCCAAGTGGATATGCACGGTGATAATCCCAAATACGTTGATTGGTTTTGTAACCATGAAGGAGCATTTGAAAATGCTAAAAATGCAATAAAGATGTTAAGTAAAGAAAATTTTATAGTTCGAGCCGCAATGACACTAACACCAATGAACATTGACCAGATCTTTTCCACAATATCATTAGTAAAAAATCTAGGCGCTACAAATATGATACTATCGACAGTAGTTCCAACAGGCCGAGGTGTCTCTTCAGAACTTATTTTTTCCCCTGCAGATATGAAAGAGGTAATGAAGCAAGTGGAAAAGGCAAAAAAAAGATTTGGAGACTTTTTATTTGAAGATCCTGAATACATACCAATTACAGAAAAAATGAAAAATAATAATCTCAACTGTGGAGCTGCAAGTAGATCTATATCTTTTACTCCCCATGGAGAAATAAAAATGTGCCCAATGTCTAATCCAAATGAGTTTTCTTTAGGAAATGTTTATAATGAAAATCTTCATACCATATTATCAAAAAATATATCTTCATTACTGATTGAATTAAAGGATCCTAGATTAGAAATATGTGGTGAATGTGACCATTTATGGTATTGTCAAGGCTGTATAGCTCGCGGGATGCAGAAATATCATGAAAATAAGGAATGCGTTTGGGGAAGAACCCCTCAATTATTATCAATTTTAGAGGAGGTTAAGAAATTTGGCTGA
- a CDS encoding diacylglycerol/polyprenol kinase family protein gives MKKELWRQLIHASGVFIVVLSYFIPPQLLIFLCVAILIFVVMVFRLDHNHNIPLFSTILRVAKRDHDERGFVYFFIGIIITLYFFQFNMGIANAAILILLFGDSASTLIGKRFGKIKLPFQSHKTMEGSLAFLVVGFLVSITQVSILTAFIGTLAGTLTEAYSPIDDNVPIPLVSALFMSIVVYLIG, from the coding sequence ATGAAGAAAGAACTCTGGAGGCAACTGATACATGCTTCCGGAGTCTTCATTGTTGTCTTGAGCTATTTCATACCCCCACAACTCCTGATTTTCCTCTGTGTGGCCATCCTGATCTTTGTGGTTATGGTATTCCGATTGGACCATAACCATAACATACCATTGTTTTCCACAATTTTAAGGGTTGCCAAGCGGGACCATGATGAAAGGGGATTTGTTTACTTTTTTATAGGAATTATCATCACCCTTTACTTCTTCCAGTTTAATATGGGCATTGCCAATGCTGCTATTCTAATCCTGCTTTTTGGAGACTCAGCATCCACCCTCATTGGTAAAAGATTTGGAAAAATAAAACTACCATTCCAGTCACATAAAACCATGGAAGGGAGTTTAGCATTCTTAGTAGTAGGTTTTCTGGTTTCCATCACCCAAGTATCAATTTTGACTGCATTTATCGGGACCCTGGCCGGGACTCTTACTGAGGCCTACAGTCCCATTGATGATAATGTACCCATACCACTGGTTTCGGCACTGTTTATGAGTATAGTGGTATATTTAATCGGCTAA
- a CDS encoding ABC transporter permease, translating to MNFGVITRWELKNTLKSKKFILIFFMQLSVLAMMIFMFNSFAANIESEEGLSITPSLVDFATLDVDDPGGLFKKGINPEIIKIHPTNGNSSLGRIGTGETNGFYTVSPDSIERIQKGEIVDTVLYLDYADPRRSVIKDEINTTTKSVSTALTQSYLRDANPQNTSQTGLKEEKTGESLPMQIIRKVMLVVLLFLPLFLFGNILIDSVVGEKERKTGEILVAMPIRPWEILLGKGLAVVIISALQVLMWMVVLIAAGFTIQNAILVYLLVVLTAVPIVGLTSIIAAYAKNYKEAGIGITFAYIVVVGFLIVPALAYISRKSYSANISPMTTAMRLFAGETITIPEILISISGVVILSILFFTVAAWLFGRDDVMFGPRPGPLKLTLQLLRIKKR from the coding sequence ATGAATTTCGGCGTAATCACTCGATGGGAGCTTAAAAACACCCTCAAGAGTAAGAAATTCATTTTAATCTTCTTCATGCAGTTATCAGTCCTGGCCATGATGATCTTCATGTTCAACTCATTTGCCGCCAACATAGAATCAGAAGAGGGGCTCTCCATAACTCCTTCTCTGGTTGACTTTGCCACCCTGGACGTGGATGACCCGGGAGGATTGTTTAAAAAGGGCATAAACCCGGAGATAATAAAAATACACCCCACTAATGGCAACAGTTCCCTCGGTCGAATTGGAACTGGTGAAACCAACGGTTTTTACACAGTTTCACCTGATTCGATTGAACGAATACAGAAGGGGGAAATTGTGGACACCGTACTCTATCTGGATTATGCTGATCCCCGGCGGAGTGTGATCAAGGATGAGATCAACACCACCACCAAATCAGTTTCCACAGCTTTAACCCAATCCTACCTAAGGGATGCGAATCCTCAAAACACATCTCAAACTGGATTAAAGGAAGAAAAAACCGGGGAATCACTTCCCATGCAGATTATCAGGAAGGTGATGCTGGTGGTACTCCTGTTCCTACCCCTCTTCCTGTTTGGCAATATACTCATTGATAGTGTGGTGGGTGAAAAGGAACGCAAAACCGGGGAAATTCTGGTGGCCATGCCCATCCGCCCCTGGGAGATACTCCTGGGTAAGGGCTTGGCTGTGGTGATTATATCGGCATTACAAGTGCTTATGTGGATGGTAGTGCTTATTGCTGCAGGGTTTACCATACAAAATGCGATACTGGTTTACCTATTGGTGGTGCTCACCGCGGTGCCCATTGTGGGCCTGACTTCCATCATTGCCGCCTACGCTAAGAACTACAAAGAAGCAGGAATCGGAATCACCTTCGCATATATAGTGGTGGTAGGATTTCTGATAGTCCCTGCTCTGGCATATATCTCCCGGAAAAGTTATTCAGCCAACATTTCCCCTATGACCACAGCCATGCGGTTATTTGCCGGTGAAACCATCACCATACCCGAAATTCTCATATCCATAAGTGGTGTGGTTATTTTGAGCATATTATTCTTCACAGTTGCGGCCTGGTTATTTGGTAGGGATGATGTAATGTTCGGGCCAAGGCCTGGGCCCTTAAAACTTACACTTCAACTACTTCGTATTAAAAAAAGATAA